Proteins from a single region of Runella sp. SP2:
- a CDS encoding Re/Si-specific NAD(P)(+) transhydrogenase subunit alpha: MKIAILKETKTYEKRVAVTPDVVKSLLKAGFTCAVQSDAGEKSSLLNTDYEKAGAQVVADVKTLLADADVVLKVNAPTLEEVAQMREGAVSISFLYAYTQPELVQALNAKKISAFSMDAVPRTTKAQSMDALSSQANLAGYKAVLLGANALGKIFPLMMTAAGTIKPSRVLIFGAGVAGLQAIATAKRLGAVVEVTDVRPETKEQVESLGGKFLSVEGMEANKSEGGYAKEVSAEFLQKQQDLIKQRIKDADIVITTALVMGKKAPILVTEEMVKSMKTGSVIVDMAVESGGNCALSEANQTVVKNGVTIIGESNLPALLATNASDLYAKNISTLLLHLANKDGFKWELEEEITKGSLITHQGQLVHAFTKSILK; this comes from the coding sequence TTGAAAATAGCTATTTTGAAAGAAACCAAAACCTACGAAAAGCGGGTTGCGGTCACACCTGACGTTGTTAAGTCTCTTCTCAAAGCGGGTTTTACCTGCGCCGTCCAAAGTGATGCTGGCGAGAAATCTTCCCTACTTAACACTGATTACGAAAAAGCAGGCGCTCAAGTGGTAGCAGATGTCAAAACGCTCCTTGCCGACGCCGATGTCGTTCTAAAAGTCAACGCCCCTACGCTGGAAGAAGTGGCTCAAATGCGCGAAGGCGCAGTGAGCATTTCGTTTCTGTACGCCTACACGCAGCCTGAACTGGTTCAAGCCCTCAATGCCAAGAAAATTTCGGCTTTTAGCATGGATGCCGTTCCCCGTACGACCAAAGCCCAAAGCATGGATGCGCTCAGCTCGCAGGCCAACCTAGCGGGCTACAAGGCGGTATTGCTGGGAGCCAATGCGCTGGGCAAAATTTTTCCGCTGATGATGACGGCCGCAGGTACCATCAAACCCTCGCGGGTACTGATTTTTGGCGCTGGGGTGGCAGGATTGCAGGCCATCGCGACGGCCAAACGCCTTGGCGCGGTGGTGGAAGTAACCGACGTTCGCCCCGAAACCAAAGAACAAGTGGAGTCGCTGGGTGGGAAGTTTTTGAGCGTGGAAGGGATGGAAGCCAACAAGTCGGAAGGAGGGTATGCCAAAGAAGTGTCGGCGGAGTTTCTCCAAAAACAACAAGACCTTATCAAACAGCGTATCAAGGACGCGGATATCGTCATTACAACGGCCTTGGTGATGGGAAAAAAAGCGCCTATTCTAGTGACGGAAGAAATGGTAAAATCGATGAAAACGGGTAGCGTGATTGTCGATATGGCCGTGGAATCGGGCGGAAACTGTGCCTTGAGTGAAGCGAATCAGACGGTAGTAAAAAACGGTGTTACGATCATTGGAGAGTCAAATTTACCTGCGCTATTAGCAACCAATGCCAGCGATTTGTACGCCAAAAACATCAGTACGTTGCTGTTGCATTTGGCCAACAAAGATGGTTTTAAGTGGGAACTGGAGGAGGAAATCACCAAAGGAAGCCTCATCACGCACCAAGGTCAGTTGGTTCACGCCTTTACCAAATCAATTTTAAAATAA
- a CDS encoding NAD(P) transhydrogenase subunit alpha: MDAIITFIGENIQLIYILILSIFVGIEVISKVPSALHTPLMSGANAIHGVVIIGAIIVMGHAEAGNWPALLLGFLAVILGTLNVVGGFVVTDRMLEMFKKKK, from the coding sequence ATGGACGCAATCATCACATTTATTGGCGAAAACATACAGCTTATCTACATCCTCATTCTCTCCATTTTTGTGGGGATTGAGGTGATTTCCAAAGTCCCCTCGGCCCTGCATACCCCACTGATGTCGGGTGCCAATGCCATTCACGGGGTGGTTATCATCGGGGCGATAATCGTCATGGGTCATGCCGAGGCAGGTAACTGGCCCGCGTTGTTACTCGGCTTTTTGGCGGTTATTCTCGGAACGCTCAACGTCGTTGGGGGATTCGTCGTCACCGACCGTATGTTAGAAATGTTTAAAAAGAAAAAGTAA
- a CDS encoding NAD(P)(+) transhydrogenase (Re/Si-specific) subunit beta yields MIQQYWLYLIYLLGSVFFIVGLKMLSGPKTARNGNFLAAAGMAIAILGTIFMHTNEEGEPIGNYGWIFGGIAIGTIIGWISAKKVKMTAMPQMVSLFNGMGGACAALISLVEFGHLHEDASPATVLTIVAGLVIGSVSFSGSIIAYAKLQEIMKKTFRLPAQNVLTLLLLIATLGLTVYIALGHPSATLLYTVFALSLAYGVLFVLPIGGADMPVVISLLNSFTGVAAAFGGFLYDNQVMLTGGILVGSAGTLLTILMCNAMNRSLTNVIFGSFGGGSAAAAGGGSATTGGAVKSSTPSDVAIMMNYAQKVIVVPGYGLAVAQAQHVIHELEALLEQRGVEVKYAIHPVAGRMPGHMNVLLAESNVAYDKLVEMEEINDQFATTDVVFVVGANDVVNPAARSNPASPIYGMPILNADKAKTVIVSKRSMAAGYAGIDNELFYYPNCMMLFGDAKDSITKVVAELKGMD; encoded by the coding sequence ATGATACAACAATATTGGTTATACCTTATTTACCTTTTGGGCTCGGTATTTTTTATCGTAGGATTAAAAATGCTTTCGGGGCCTAAAACTGCCCGTAACGGCAACTTTCTAGCAGCGGCAGGGATGGCGATTGCTATTTTAGGTACTATTTTTATGCATACCAACGAAGAAGGCGAGCCCATTGGCAACTACGGCTGGATTTTCGGCGGGATTGCCATTGGAACGATCATCGGCTGGATTTCGGCTAAAAAAGTAAAAATGACGGCCATGCCGCAGATGGTGAGCCTTTTCAACGGGATGGGGGGCGCTTGTGCGGCGCTTATTTCGTTGGTCGAATTTGGACACCTGCACGAGGATGCTTCTCCCGCCACCGTCCTGACGATTGTGGCAGGGCTGGTGATTGGTAGCGTGTCGTTTTCGGGAAGTATTATCGCCTATGCCAAGTTGCAGGAAATTATGAAAAAAACTTTCCGCTTGCCTGCGCAAAACGTCCTTACGCTGCTGCTGTTGATAGCTACGTTAGGACTGACGGTTTACATTGCGTTGGGGCATCCAAGTGCGACGTTACTTTACACCGTTTTTGCGTTGTCATTGGCCTATGGAGTCCTTTTTGTATTACCAATTGGAGGCGCCGATATGCCCGTCGTGATTTCGCTTCTCAACTCTTTTACGGGGGTAGCGGCGGCTTTTGGCGGGTTTTTGTACGATAACCAAGTGATGCTCACGGGTGGTATTTTGGTAGGTTCGGCAGGTACATTGCTTACGATTTTGATGTGTAATGCCATGAACCGTTCCCTTACAAACGTGATTTTTGGCTCGTTTGGCGGTGGTAGCGCTGCTGCCGCTGGCGGTGGAAGTGCCACAACGGGCGGGGCCGTGAAAAGCAGTACGCCTTCTGACGTGGCGATTATGATGAACTACGCCCAAAAAGTGATTGTAGTGCCAGGCTATGGTTTGGCAGTGGCGCAGGCGCAACACGTGATTCACGAACTCGAAGCCTTGCTCGAACAGCGCGGTGTGGAGGTAAAATACGCGATTCACCCCGTAGCAGGACGGATGCCTGGGCACATGAACGTGCTCTTGGCGGAATCTAACGTGGCCTACGATAAGTTGGTGGAAATGGAAGAAATCAACGACCAGTTTGCAACCACCGATGTCGTGTTTGTCGTAGGAGCCAACGACGTTGTAAACCCCGCTGCCCGCAGCAATCCCGCCAGCCCAATTTACGGAATGCCCATTTTGAACGCCGACAAAGCCAAAACGGTGATTGTCAGTAAGCGTTCGATGGCGGCGGGTTACGCTGGTATTGACAACGAACTGTTTTATTACCCCAACTGTATGATGTTGTTTGGGGATGCCAAAGACTCTATCACCAAAGTGGTAGCAGAATTGAAGGGCATGGATTAA
- a CDS encoding sulfatase: MKKTFLTALAFGLTLGMGLLSFKPKDKRPNILILFSDDHALQAISAYGSPYIKTPNIDRLAKEGALYQNMFCTNSLCAPSRATLLTGKYSHKNGHRDNLTKFDAGQPMYPKHLQAAGYQTGWIGKWHLEATPQYFDYWSVLPGQGAYYNPDFIEMGGKTVRQEGYATDVITEKALHWLDQDRDPSKPFCLVIGHKCPHRNWQPDTTDLRAFDHVKFPLPKSFYDAYEGRIAAKRQDMTVTKTMRLKEDLKVDAGNDPFVKRMNPAQRKAWLAYYDQVTADFKKQNLSGRALDEWKYQRYMQDYLGTLLSLDRNVGKVLDYLDKKGLTENTLVVYSSDQGFYLGEHGWFDKRFMYEESHHMPMLIRYPKRIKAGTIDQAIHNNTDFAPTILQEAGLSVPADMQGQSFFSKKTRKSTYYHYYEYPAEHSVQTHFGIRTDRYKLIRFYKDGEFWELYDLQKDPEEMNNLYGKPAYQKVQKQLTADLKQLIRQYDDTEAAAILAKEEASQLSK; encoded by the coding sequence ATGAAAAAAACCTTCCTCACCGCTCTGGCTTTTGGACTGACCCTCGGAATGGGACTTCTGTCATTTAAGCCCAAAGACAAGCGACCCAACATCCTGATTTTGTTTTCGGATGACCACGCTTTGCAGGCCATCAGCGCCTACGGCAGTCCCTACATCAAAACCCCTAACATCGACCGCTTGGCTAAAGAGGGGGCGTTGTACCAAAATATGTTTTGTACCAATTCCCTCTGCGCCCCTAGCCGAGCTACGTTGTTGACGGGAAAATACAGCCACAAAAACGGCCACCGCGACAACCTCACGAAGTTTGACGCAGGTCAACCGATGTACCCCAAACACCTCCAAGCCGCTGGTTATCAAACGGGTTGGATTGGCAAATGGCACTTAGAAGCTACACCCCAATACTTCGATTATTGGTCGGTGTTGCCTGGGCAAGGTGCTTATTATAACCCTGATTTTATCGAAATGGGTGGCAAAACCGTTCGTCAAGAAGGATACGCCACCGATGTCATTACCGAAAAAGCGCTTCATTGGCTCGACCAAGACCGTGACCCATCGAAGCCATTTTGTTTGGTGATTGGCCACAAATGTCCGCACCGAAATTGGCAACCTGACACCACCGATTTGCGGGCTTTTGATCACGTGAAGTTCCCTCTTCCTAAAAGTTTTTACGATGCCTACGAAGGTCGGATTGCCGCCAAACGCCAAGACATGACCGTGACCAAAACCATGCGTTTGAAAGAAGACCTCAAAGTGGACGCGGGCAACGACCCTTTTGTAAAACGCATGAACCCCGCCCAACGCAAGGCGTGGCTCGCTTACTACGACCAAGTCACCGCCGATTTTAAGAAGCAAAACCTGTCGGGACGGGCGCTTGATGAGTGGAAATACCAACGGTATATGCAAGATTATCTGGGAACTCTCCTTTCGCTCGACCGTAACGTGGGTAAAGTACTTGATTATTTGGACAAAAAAGGCTTAACCGAAAATACATTGGTGGTGTATTCGTCCGACCAAGGTTTTTATTTAGGCGAACACGGCTGGTTCGACAAGCGATTTATGTACGAAGAGTCGCATCATATGCCGATGCTGATTCGCTACCCAAAACGGATCAAAGCTGGTACCATCGACCAAGCCATTCATAACAATACCGATTTTGCCCCTACCATTTTGCAAGAAGCTGGGCTAAGTGTCCCTGCTGATATGCAAGGTCAATCCTTTTTTAGCAAAAAAACGCGTAAATCGACCTATTACCACTATTACGAATACCCCGCCGAACACAGCGTTCAGACGCACTTTGGCATCCGCACCGACCGTTATAAATTGATTCGCTTTTACAAAGACGGCGAGTTTTGGGAGTTGTACGACCTCCAAAAAGACCCCGAAGAAATGAATAATTTGTACGGCAAACCTGCCTATCAGAAGGTTCAAAAACAACTTACGGCCGACTTAAAGCAACTCATTCGACAATACGACGATACTGAAGCAGCCGCGATTTTAGCCAAAGAAGAGGCAAGTCAACTGTCCAAATAG